The genomic interval AAATTGCCCCGTGCTTCCGATCAGGTCATAAACGTTCTGTGTCACAGCAAAATCGTGAACTGCCCGTATGCAGTTCATTGTGACGAACTGTGCTCGAACGACGGAAAATGCCCTGTTGACGTAGCCTCTCTCGATGTGAAGGACACAACTCAACTAGACGCCATCTTGAAGTCTTTCATTCCCACACCACTGTAGGTTGATGAAGTACTTTGTAGTGAAATCATCATCCGTATATTCTACTCCAGAGACGTACGAATGCATACCAAACTGCAATTTCTGGAGAATCTGTTGTTATCTATCAGATCTTCTTCAAACGATAAGGTGAGTCTTGGCAAGGACAGCGCACTGTATCAAGCAGCAACCTGTGTCCTATGCAGATCGTCATCGTCAGCAACTTCACTTCAACACTAGACAACATTGAAATCTTCATGCAAGCAAAGGGCTATTCGTTCTTGCGACTCGATGGGTCGACAGCTGTAAAGGATCGCACTGGCCTTGTAAAAACCTTCAACGAGAGCAAAGAGTGCTTtgcgtttctgctctcgTCAAAGGCCGGAGGAGTCGGCTTGAACTTAATCGGTGCAAACAGACTCGTCCTTTTGGATCCAGATTGGTAAGTGGCGTTGCGTCTTACGTGCTAATCAACGAATTTAATATGGTTCGTACGATAAGGAATCCCGCTAATGACCAACAGGTGCGCCGCCGTGACGACAGCACATATTGGTTGCTAACTTTCCTCTCAGGCACTTGCCCGAGTATGGCGGCCCGGCCAGATCAACCCCGTTTACATCTACAGACTGGTTGGTGCCCGGACAATTGAAGAAAAAATTCTTCAAAGACAGGCTTACAAAGCAACGCTGGCTCAGGTAGGCGTTGTCGGA from Toxoplasma gondii ME49 chromosome VIIa, whole genome shotgun sequence carries:
- a CDS encoding DNA repair and recombination protein RAD54, putative (encoded by transcript TGME49_205398) yields the protein MHTKLQFLENLLLSIRSSSNDKIVIVSNFTSTLDNIEIFMQAKGYSFLRLDGSTAVKDRTGLVKTFNESKECFAFLLSSKAGGVGLNLIGANRLVLLDPDWNPANDQQALARVWRPGQINPVYIYRLVGARTIEEKILQRQAYKATLAQEFVDMQASSVRCYVRGDIRKLLSCELAGTAPRNVCRHSGPYSVDEPDQSCVVEPHSHANGSPPPSWIEGFCLPFFDDLDRLELLVRLN